The Chryseobacterium sp. G0186 genome includes the window AGGGCTTCCGTTTTGGAAGCCTTTTTTTATGGGAAAATAATATTGAACCCTCTCGCATGTCAAAAAGAGGAGTATAATTTTTAAGTACAGTGGTCATTGGTTTTATTTTTCAGATGACGTAAATTAAAAAGCCTGTCTGAGAAAAGACAGGCTTAATATTATTGATCAATATAGTTACTTGAAAAATGAAAGAATAGCCCCCCAAAGAAAACCTACAACAAACTGAAATATCATAAATGAAGCAGGAATCATAAGACTTCTGATGATTAAGGCTATTTTGGAATATCCTGATTGGGAAAAAAATTGAAAGTAAAACCATGTACCATAGCTTAAACTAAATAGGGTGAATGCTAATAAATAGGAGGAAGCAAGAGTAGGGCTACTGGCAAAGAATAGGGTAAAGAGCGTCAATACCAATCCGGCAATCATTTCAGCGGCTGTCTTATAAGAATTCAGAACCAGATGTTCAGAATAGTTAAAACCGGCTTTTCGGAACCAGATATAACTGAAAAAAGAATTGATAGGGATGGAAATCAATAAGACAATTTTAGGGTAGGTGGCAAATAATTTTTCAATAGAGCTCATCATGTCCTGGCTTTCTTTAGTAGCCAGACTTTTAAATTCTAAATTAGAATAATGTGAAAGTATTGCAGAAATTGTAATGGTTAATAATAAGAGCGTAACGAAATTGAAGTAACTGGCTCTTTTCCCTAAAACATATTCACGAACGCTGTTGCCGGGTCTTGTGAATAATTCTTTCACAGTAAACAGAATTCCTTTATCTACATGCCATACTCCATGTATAAAATCATGTTCTATAAAATGCTTTAAAGAATACCTATGAGTACTTGACTTCTGACCGCAATTGCTGCAAAATTTTGTGGAGACCGGCTGGCTGCAGTTTAAACATTTCTCGTGCATCTGTAACGCTTGATTTTAATTAGACTTACGAGATTTAATTTCCTTACGTACATTTTGCCAACTCAGCATAATAATCAGATATAAAGGCATAAAAGCCAACGGAAGTGTAGTGATAGCACTGAACCCTTTCTTTACGGTAACATAGATAGAAGCCCCAACCAGCATTCCCATAATAATACAAAATGCAATATGGGCTGCAGAACGTTTTTTTTCTTCCTTTGTTAATTCATCAACAGATAAATCTGATAGCTTAGTGTTTTTCATGGTTAAGTGTTAGTTTTTAAGAATGTTAGTTTTTCGCTAAATTAATAAAAAAGATAAACCACAAAGATTACTCTGGTAAAAAAACAGAATAATAATAGCAAATATACCCCAAAGT containing:
- a CDS encoding DUF3667 domain-containing protein, with protein sequence MHEKCLNCSQPVSTKFCSNCGQKSSTHRYSLKHFIEHDFIHGVWHVDKGILFTVKELFTRPGNSVREYVLGKRASYFNFVTLLLLTITISAILSHYSNLEFKSLATKESQDMMSSIEKLFATYPKIVLLISIPINSFFSYIWFRKAGFNYSEHLVLNSYKTAAEMIAGLVLTLFTLFFASSPTLASSYLLAFTLFSLSYGTWFYFQFFSQSGYSKIALIIRSLMIPASFMIFQFVVGFLWGAILSFFK